The following are encoded together in the bacterium genome:
- a CDS encoding PIN domain-containing protein, translated as MIAIDTNLLVYAHREDSQWHAAASSVIKALAEGPSIWTIPWPCIHEFLAIVTHSKIYSPPTPLSRALAQVDAWMESPSLVLLSESEGYWKEFRSAMLAGRISGPQVHDARVAALCRFHGIDELWTADRDFGRFTGILVKNPLIS; from the coding sequence ATGATTGCGATCGATACGAACTTATTGGTTTATGCTCATCGCGAAGACTCGCAATGGCACGCTGCAGCGAGTTCCGTGATCAAGGCACTCGCCGAGGGGCCTTCGATCTGGACCATTCCCTGGCCCTGCATTCATGAATTTCTAGCAATTGTGACTCACTCGAAAATCTATTCTCCACCAACCCCACTATCCCGTGCGCTGGCGCAGGTCGATGCGTGGATGGAATCTCCCTCACTGGTGCTATTGAGCGAATCAGAAGGATACTGGAAAGAATTTCGCTCGGCCATGCTGGCCGGAAGGATTTCGGGCCCACAGGTGCATGACGCCAGGGTTGCCGCATTATGCCGTTTTCATGGCATTGATGAACTGTGGACAGCAGACCGGGATTTCGGCCGGTTTACGGGGATTCTTGTGAAGAATCCACTCATCAGCTGA
- a CDS encoding type II toxin-antitoxin system VapB family antitoxin — MKTTVEIPDSLLQEARRLAEKEGSSVKVLVEEGLRRIILERKKGKSFRLRKASFRGKGIQGEVTEGSWERIRDLVYEGRGA, encoded by the coding sequence ATGAAGACGACCGTAGAGATTCCCGATTCCCTCCTTCAAGAAGCGAGACGATTGGCTGAAAAAGAAGGCAGCAGCGTGAAGGTCCTGGTGGAAGAAGGTCTTCGGCGGATCATCCTGGAAAGAAAAAAAGGAAAATCTTTCCGTCTCCGGAAAGCCTCCTTTCGCGGAAAGGGGATACAGGGTGAAGTCACCGAGGGATCCTGGGAAAGAATTCGCGATCTCGTTTATGAAGGCCGCGGCGCATGA
- a CDS encoding protein kinase: MIGATVKHYKILYRIGKGGMGEVFAAEDSILKRKVALKILPGEVAKDPSRAERFQREAESIAALNHPNIVTIHSLEEDAGIHFLTMELVEGKTLGELISANGMDVPTFLRFSIRIAEALTAAHEKKVVHRDLKPANIMVTDDDRIKILDFGLAKLFHGDSDPEASHLETQAHTEAGILMGTIPYMSPEQVQGKKLDHRTDIFSLGIIFYEMITGQRPFQGNTSADIISSILRDAPDPISNIKKELPEGIERIVRRCLMKNPNERYQTARDVHNDLRDLAETGPLSRSTAVRKTPQHNIPALLTKFVGREHELEELIALLSTNRLVTITGVGGAGKTRLSMEAALRSLKNFSDGVWQVNLATFQSPDLILSVIAGALEVTEESERPLLGSVITSLQNKNLLLVIDSCEHVLDEAARVIETVLRSVPGVRVLATSRESLNVDGEHVWRVPSLSTPGQEDVLSVENAGKFDSVQLFVERAVASDPRFRLNEANLDSVVKICRRLDGIPLAIELAAVRIKAMSASEIYKRLDDCFKLLSSGSRASLQRHQTLRAAVDWSYDLLAPAERILFCRLACFSGGFDLEAAESVCIGGEIEASDVLDLLAKLVDKSLVVLERNEADNVRYRLLEPLRQYALEKLGDGVEATTLGRNHYEYFVYLADKAYQERIESSTYWLERLERDHDNLRAALRWAAQSIDDGGLRLAGALAWFWQLHSHFTEGRQTLRRVLKQNQKRTFEVARALWGASILAIHQGEHEEGRKFAEETVSIWRELGDKKELALALESIGWSVWFGGDSKASYDAFEEALEIHRQMGDERLINRAILNICQILVSEWRVEEAEPLAKKALETGIKLGEPRDIHNAHHYLADCALIRGDVDNAEKKYAASLQAAIVYGDRFEMLFEVEGVAMALAGQGRTTKALRLAGAADAERDVLKAHISIPFWETLKERYLKAAETKAGPEVAQKEKKSGGKMGLERAMQYALDLSRD; encoded by the coding sequence ATGATCGGCGCAACCGTCAAGCATTACAAAATCCTCTACCGAATTGGCAAAGGAGGTATGGGCGAAGTGTTTGCCGCTGAAGACAGCATTCTCAAGCGGAAAGTTGCGCTGAAAATACTTCCTGGCGAAGTTGCGAAAGATCCGTCGCGCGCGGAACGGTTTCAGAGGGAAGCAGAATCGATTGCCGCTTTGAATCATCCCAATATCGTCACCATCCATTCTTTGGAAGAAGATGCGGGGATCCACTTTCTCACAATGGAACTTGTCGAAGGGAAAACTCTAGGTGAATTGATTTCTGCAAACGGAATGGACGTCCCAACATTTTTGCGATTCTCCATTCGGATTGCCGAAGCGTTAACAGCAGCACACGAAAAAAAAGTTGTCCACCGCGATTTGAAACCGGCTAACATCATGGTGACGGACGATGACCGCATAAAAATTCTGGATTTTGGTCTGGCAAAGCTTTTTCACGGCGACTCCGATCCGGAGGCTTCACATTTAGAGACTCAAGCGCACACAGAGGCAGGAATCCTGATGGGGACAATTCCTTACATGTCACCCGAACAAGTTCAAGGCAAGAAGCTTGATCACCGTACTGATATCTTTTCACTTGGAATCATCTTCTATGAGATGATCACGGGACAAAGACCATTTCAGGGCAACACATCCGCCGATATCATTTCCTCCATATTAAGAGACGCTCCTGACCCGATAAGCAATATTAAGAAGGAACTGCCCGAGGGAATCGAACGGATCGTGCGCCGTTGCCTGATGAAAAATCCCAACGAACGCTATCAGACCGCTCGTGATGTTCACAATGACCTTCGCGATCTGGCGGAAACCGGACCATTGTCCCGCTCGACCGCCGTGAGAAAAACGCCACAGCATAATATTCCTGCATTACTCACAAAATTTGTCGGCCGTGAACACGAGCTCGAAGAGTTGATCGCGCTTCTTTCGACAAACAGGCTGGTAACGATCACGGGAGTCGGAGGCGCAGGTAAAACTCGACTCTCCATGGAAGCTGCCCTTCGAAGTCTCAAAAATTTTTCAGACGGAGTCTGGCAGGTGAATCTTGCGACTTTTCAATCACCTGATCTCATCTTGAGTGTGATTGCCGGCGCTCTGGAAGTGACGGAAGAATCAGAGCGGCCTTTGTTAGGGTCCGTAATCACCAGTTTGCAGAATAAGAATCTGTTACTCGTAATTGATAGTTGCGAGCATGTTTTGGATGAGGCGGCCAGAGTGATCGAAACCGTTCTTCGTTCTGTACCTGGAGTGCGGGTGCTCGCAACCAGTCGTGAATCACTGAATGTGGATGGTGAACATGTCTGGAGAGTTCCTTCTCTTTCCACGCCGGGTCAGGAGGATGTTCTGAGCGTGGAGAATGCAGGGAAGTTCGATTCGGTTCAGCTATTTGTTGAGCGGGCGGTCGCGAGCGATCCGCGATTTCGACTGAACGAAGCGAATCTGGATTCTGTGGTGAAGATTTGCCGGCGATTGGATGGAATTCCGCTTGCGATCGAACTTGCCGCTGTAAGGATCAAAGCGATGTCGGCCAGCGAGATTTACAAACGTCTTGATGACTGCTTCAAGTTACTTTCCTCCGGGTCACGCGCCTCTCTTCAAAGGCATCAAACACTCCGCGCTGCCGTGGATTGGAGCTACGATCTTCTTGCGCCCGCTGAACGAATTCTGTTTTGCAGACTCGCTTGTTTTTCCGGTGGTTTTGATCTGGAAGCAGCGGAATCTGTTTGTATTGGCGGCGAAATTGAAGCAAGCGACGTTCTCGATCTTCTGGCGAAGCTTGTTGATAAATCACTCGTTGTTCTGGAAAGGAATGAAGCAGACAATGTGCGTTATCGTTTGCTCGAACCGCTTCGACAGTACGCTCTGGAAAAACTTGGTGATGGCGTGGAGGCAACAACTCTGGGCCGCAATCACTACGAATATTTTGTATATCTTGCCGATAAGGCGTATCAGGAGCGCATCGAGTCGTCCACTTACTGGTTGGAACGTCTGGAACGGGATCATGACAATCTACGAGCGGCGCTCCGGTGGGCGGCACAGAGTATAGATGATGGCGGGTTGCGTCTTGCGGGCGCGCTTGCGTGGTTCTGGCAACTCCATTCGCATTTCACTGAGGGTCGCCAGACTCTGCGTCGCGTATTGAAGCAAAATCAGAAACGGACATTTGAAGTAGCGCGCGCTCTGTGGGGAGCAAGTATTCTTGCCATTCATCAGGGTGAACATGAAGAAGGACGCAAGTTTGCGGAGGAAACCGTTTCCATCTGGCGGGAACTGGGAGACAAGAAAGAACTGGCTCTGGCCTTGGAGTCGATTGGCTGGTCTGTATGGTTTGGCGGGGATTCCAAGGCATCCTACGATGCTTTTGAAGAGGCTCTTGAAATTCACCGGCAAATGGGTGACGAACGTTTGATCAATCGCGCGATCCTGAATATCTGCCAGATACTGGTGAGCGAATGGAGAGTGGAAGAGGCTGAGCCTCTGGCTAAAAAAGCTCTGGAGACTGGGATCAAACTTGGTGAGCCGCGCGATATTCATAATGCGCATCACTATCTCGCTGATTGCGCGCTCATCCGGGGTGATGTGGATAATGCTGAAAAAAAATACGCGGCAAGTTTGCAGGCAGCAATCGTGTACGGGGACCGCTTTGAAATGCTTTTCGAAGTAGAAGGTGTGGCAATGGCGCTTGCAGGACAGGGACGCACGACAAAAGCATTGCGTCTCGCGGGCGCTGCCGATGCCGAGCGAGATGTTCTCAAAGCACACATATCCATTCCTTTTTGGGAAACACTGAAAGAGCGATATCTTAAAGCAGCGGAAACAAAAGCCGGCCCTGAGGTTGCGCAAAAAGAAAAGAAATCCGGCGGAAAGATGGGCTTGGAAAGGGCTATGCAATACGCTCTTGATCTAAGCCGCGATTGA
- a CDS encoding prolyl oligopeptidase family serine peptidase produces the protein MRNKTTMHIVLLILFCALHAASNDTWIWLEEVDGTKALAWVNEQNQRTAAELKTKPEFEPLYKQALETLNSSSRIPSVAQRGKWLYNFWKDAEHPRGVYRRTTIEEFRKAEPRWETVLDMDLLSEKEEKQWVFHGMDCLEPDYDRCLVSLAPGGSDASEIREFDMAKLNFVTEGFFLPVSKSSASWMDGNTLFVGPDTGGDSVTESGYPRSAKIWLRGTSLTSAQTIYEGKVASVSSRAYRIRTDAGNIDLVTERPSFWTEIHFQLVDGKLQKLTLPETAVVEGGFHGKLVISLKEDWTSGNKKFIEGSVIVADPEALRGGNGVIELLAAPTATEMIEKVVPAKSAILIETIHNVRGRLYQYTYTEGAPARNGIPFPENGAIDISSVDDITGDFFVQFQSFITPPTLYYVEARDLKPQKMKAQDATFDGSKFDVNQYWATSHDGTKVPYFIVMKKGTRLNGKNPTHIFSYGGFRNSLTPSYSGSYEQLSGAYGKLWLVRGGVFVLANIRGGGEFGPAWHKSALRENRVKSFEDFEAIVRDLFARKITSPKHLGIEGRSNGGLLVMALLTRHPELYGAVICGSPLVDMLRYHKMLAGASWVAEFGNPEVPGDLKFLETYSPYQLLKKGQKYPPVFFYASTRDDRVHPGHARKTVARMLELGYSDTLFYENTEGGHGASSTNEQLAYRLALAYAHLWQRLK, from the coding sequence ATGCGAAACAAAACAACGATGCACATAGTTCTCCTGATTCTGTTTTGCGCGCTCCATGCCGCATCGAACGACACATGGATTTGGCTGGAGGAAGTGGATGGAACCAAGGCGCTTGCATGGGTGAACGAACAGAATCAGAGGACCGCAGCGGAATTAAAAACCAAACCTGAGTTTGAACCCTTATATAAGCAAGCTCTCGAAACGTTGAATTCGTCATCGCGCATTCCATCTGTCGCTCAACGCGGGAAGTGGCTTTACAACTTCTGGAAAGATGCGGAGCATCCCCGCGGTGTTTATCGCCGCACGACGATCGAAGAATTCCGGAAAGCTGAACCCAGATGGGAAACGGTCCTGGATATGGATCTGCTTTCGGAGAAGGAAGAGAAACAGTGGGTGTTCCACGGCATGGATTGCCTCGAGCCCGATTATGATCGCTGCCTCGTCTCTTTGGCTCCGGGTGGATCAGATGCATCCGAAATTCGTGAATTCGATATGGCAAAGCTTAACTTTGTAACAGAAGGATTCTTCCTTCCAGTGTCAAAATCCTCTGCATCCTGGATGGATGGGAACACACTCTTTGTCGGTCCCGATACGGGTGGCGACTCTGTTACAGAATCGGGATATCCGCGATCAGCAAAAATCTGGTTGCGCGGAACGTCGCTTACGAGCGCGCAAACGATCTACGAAGGAAAAGTGGCATCGGTCAGTTCGAGAGCTTACAGGATTCGCACGGATGCAGGAAATATCGATCTTGTCACCGAAAGACCATCTTTCTGGACTGAAATCCATTTTCAATTGGTCGATGGTAAGCTGCAGAAGCTCACTTTGCCGGAAACAGCCGTGGTGGAAGGAGGCTTTCACGGCAAACTCGTCATCTCGTTGAAAGAAGATTGGACCAGCGGGAATAAGAAATTCATCGAAGGTTCTGTCATTGTCGCCGATCCCGAAGCACTCCGCGGAGGCAATGGCGTCATTGAACTGCTGGCAGCCCCCACAGCCACCGAGATGATTGAGAAGGTCGTACCAGCAAAGTCTGCGATTCTAATCGAAACAATTCACAATGTTCGGGGCCGGCTTTATCAGTACACTTACACAGAAGGGGCGCCGGCTAGAAATGGGATTCCGTTTCCTGAAAACGGCGCAATCGATATTTCCAGTGTTGATGACATAACAGGAGATTTCTTTGTTCAATTTCAATCTTTCATAACTCCTCCGACACTTTATTATGTAGAGGCAAGGGATTTGAAACCGCAGAAGATGAAGGCGCAGGACGCGACATTTGACGGATCGAAGTTCGATGTCAATCAATACTGGGCGACTTCTCATGACGGAACGAAAGTGCCTTATTTCATCGTGATGAAGAAGGGCACGCGATTGAACGGGAAGAATCCAACGCATATTTTTTCGTATGGCGGTTTTCGCAATTCGCTCACACCTTCTTACTCGGGATCATACGAACAGCTCTCGGGTGCATATGGAAAGCTCTGGCTCGTGCGGGGAGGCGTTTTCGTGCTTGCGAACATCCGCGGTGGAGGGGAATTTGGGCCGGCCTGGCATAAGTCCGCGTTGCGCGAAAACCGCGTGAAATCGTTTGAGGATTTCGAGGCGATCGTACGAGATTTATTCGCACGCAAAATCACTTCTCCGAAACATTTGGGAATCGAAGGGCGTTCGAATGGAGGTCTGCTTGTGATGGCGCTGCTCACACGACATCCGGAACTGTACGGCGCCGTCATCTGCGGTTCACCTCTCGTGGATATGCTTCGCTATCATAAGATGCTGGCAGGAGCGAGCTGGGTGGCTGAATTTGGAAATCCGGAAGTTCCAGGAGACCTGAAGTTTCTTGAAACTTATTCCCCTTATCAACTGTTAAAGAAGGGACAGAAGTATCCACCGGTGTTTTTCTATGCATCGACTCGTGATGATCGCGTGCATCCGGGCCATGCGCGCAAAACCGTTGCAAGAATGCTGGAGCTGGGATACAGCGATACCCTCTTTTACGAGAACACGGAAGGAGGCCATGGCGCTTCCAGCACAAACGAGCAACTTGCTTACCGCTTAGCGCTTGCGTACGCGCACCTGTGGCAGCGGCTTAAGTAA
- a CDS encoding PQQ-like beta-propeller repeat protein, producing the protein MKTSLALAFFFALSVCATDWPQFLGPNRDGTISDETFVRAWLKNGIKEQWRIPIGAGYSGLAVQNNRIFTMERKDKDEWIVALQTSDGKRLWSVRTGSSPDDVYGGLGPRVTPSVDVARTSRLRRLYAGETPALQNGELVFTMSAQGDLLAFDSATGKQVWKRGLAAELGWRPPAEGTSCSPLIQEGRIYLIIGGSKGNAFAAFDRNTGKTLWTSQEDRTSYSSAVRWDFSGIKQVLFLSGSNLFSVNAETGKLFWKYPWPTYDWVNVATPIVIPPDRVFISAGYDQGAAMLRLKKKTDGMLEISEVWRNREMKNHFNNSVYHNSAIYGFDNAILKAIDAQSGKTLWREKRFGTGSIVRAGNYLIILSDSGELACAKADPEALNVEAKLPVLKGKCWTPVTLADGKIFLRNHNEIVCLTAI; encoded by the coding sequence ATGAAGACATCGCTGGCCCTTGCTTTCTTTTTTGCGTTGAGCGTTTGCGCAACCGACTGGCCGCAATTTCTTGGACCGAACCGCGACGGCACGATTTCCGATGAAACTTTTGTACGGGCCTGGCTAAAAAACGGAATCAAGGAGCAGTGGCGCATTCCCATTGGAGCAGGCTATTCCGGACTCGCCGTACAAAACAATCGAATTTTTACAATGGAACGAAAAGACAAGGATGAATGGATTGTCGCTTTGCAGACTTCTGATGGAAAACGCTTATGGAGTGTCCGCACCGGCTCATCACCGGATGATGTGTACGGCGGTCTTGGTCCACGTGTGACTCCTTCCGTTGATGTAGCGCGGACGTCCCGTCTGCGCAGGCTCTACGCAGGCGAGACGCCCGCGCTACAGAATGGAGAACTCGTTTTTACAATGAGCGCGCAGGGTGATCTGCTCGCGTTTGATTCTGCAACCGGGAAACAAGTATGGAAAAGGGGATTGGCTGCCGAACTGGGATGGCGCCCACCGGCGGAAGGAACATCCTGTTCGCCGTTGATTCAAGAAGGACGCATCTATCTGATCATCGGAGGCAGCAAGGGAAATGCATTTGCGGCATTCGACCGGAACACAGGAAAAACTCTCTGGACATCACAAGAGGATCGAACCTCCTATTCCTCTGCGGTACGTTGGGACTTCAGTGGAATCAAACAAGTTCTGTTTCTTTCCGGTTCGAATCTCTTTTCAGTTAACGCCGAAACCGGGAAACTGTTTTGGAAGTATCCGTGGCCGACCTACGATTGGGTGAATGTTGCAACTCCCATTGTGATTCCGCCGGATCGTGTTTTTATTTCTGCGGGATATGACCAGGGCGCTGCGATGCTTCGCTTGAAAAAGAAAACTGACGGTATGCTGGAAATCTCTGAAGTCTGGCGAAACCGCGAAATGAAAAACCATTTTAATAATTCCGTTTATCACAATTCTGCCATCTACGGATTTGATAATGCGATTTTGAAAGCGATCGATGCGCAATCTGGGAAAACACTCTGGCGTGAGAAAAGGTTTGGGACTGGATCGATTGTGCGCGCGGGAAACTATTTGATCATTCTTTCCGATTCCGGTGAACTTGCGTGCGCAAAAGCCGATCCGGAGGCATTGAATGTGGAGGCAAAGTTGCCCGTACTCAAAGGCAAATGCTGGACTCCGGTTACTCTTGCGGATGGCAAAATCTTTCTCCGCAATCATAACGAAATCGTCTGTCTCACTGCGATCTAA